In the genome of Burkholderia sp. PAMC 26561, one region contains:
- a CDS encoding ABC transporter substrate-binding protein: MIADRIAARFRRFAVASAAATVLAGLAPIASVDAATLTVNVSARGNQRSTWQDAFDKFKKANPDVDLKVTYIAEEAYKVQMGGWLATDPPDVVSWHDGERMAYYAQRGLLEDLTPDWNKGGWSEQYKSVKEASTYKGKQYAAPLGYDAYGFFYRKDLFEKAGVKSEPKTWDEFLDACKKLKASGVAPIAVAARDSWTLAAWFDYLDLRINGNAFHQQLMAGEIPYTDARVKKVYTVWKTLIEDHYFIDNALAFDLDAIAPFLANGKASMMLMGTFFSASVPASVKSQTGFFRFPVIDTKVPMAEDGPVNVLLIPAKAKNKADAHKLLAFMEQPEINAGLAQGWGQLPSNSKAAAPDDAISRVGFQILSSTLGGIAQFYDRDMTKEMADEGMKAMQQFYSDPSQLDSVLGRLEQTRKRIYKK; this comes from the coding sequence ATGATTGCAGACCGGATCGCAGCCCGTTTTCGTCGCTTTGCCGTTGCGTCGGCCGCAGCGACTGTCCTCGCAGGCCTTGCGCCCATAGCGTCGGTCGACGCTGCGACACTGACAGTTAACGTATCGGCACGGGGAAATCAGCGCTCGACATGGCAGGACGCTTTCGACAAATTCAAGAAAGCCAATCCCGATGTTGATCTTAAAGTGACCTACATCGCCGAGGAAGCATACAAGGTGCAGATGGGCGGTTGGCTCGCTACCGATCCCCCGGACGTGGTTTCATGGCACGACGGCGAACGCATGGCGTATTACGCACAACGTGGCCTGCTCGAAGATCTGACTCCGGACTGGAATAAAGGCGGGTGGTCCGAGCAGTACAAATCAGTCAAAGAGGCATCGACATACAAAGGTAAGCAATACGCAGCTCCCCTTGGTTACGATGCTTACGGGTTCTTCTATCGAAAGGACTTGTTCGAGAAGGCAGGCGTCAAAAGCGAGCCGAAAACCTGGGACGAGTTTCTCGATGCTTGCAAGAAGCTAAAAGCGAGCGGTGTAGCACCGATCGCCGTCGCCGCGCGCGACAGTTGGACCCTCGCCGCATGGTTTGACTACCTCGACCTACGCATCAACGGCAATGCGTTTCACCAGCAACTCATGGCGGGGGAGATCCCGTACACAGACGCGCGCGTGAAAAAAGTCTACACCGTCTGGAAGACGCTCATTGAGGACCACTACTTCATCGATAATGCGCTCGCCTTCGACCTGGACGCCATCGCGCCCTTCCTCGCCAATGGCAAGGCGTCCATGATGTTGATGGGCACCTTCTTCTCGGCGAGTGTTCCGGCTTCGGTCAAGTCGCAGACTGGATTCTTCCGCTTCCCCGTGATTGACACGAAAGTACCGATGGCGGAAGACGGTCCGGTCAACGTCTTATTGATTCCCGCTAAAGCCAAAAATAAGGCCGACGCACACAAGCTTTTAGCATTCATGGAGCAGCCCGAGATTAACGCCGGCCTCGCTCAGGGATGGGGGCAGTTACCGTCGAACAGTAAAGCGGCGGCGCCAGACGATGCGATCTCCCGCGTGGGCTTCCAAATCTTATCAAGCACGCTGGGTGGCATCGCACAATTTTATGACCGCGACATGACGAAAGAGATGGCTGACGAGGGCATGAAGGCGATGCAGCAGTTCTACAGCGATCCGTCGCAACTTGACAGCGTGCTCGGCCGGCTTGAACAGACCCGCAAGCGCATTTACAAGAAGTAG